In Setaria italica strain Yugu1 chromosome I, Setaria_italica_v2.0, whole genome shotgun sequence, the genomic window GCACATTCAGAAATGGTACTTAAATCTCGTCCATACAGGCTGCGAGAGATCCAACACCTCTGCACAGAGCGGCGAAGGTTTTGATCAACTTGCAATCAGAGGACGGAGAATTTCCTCAACAAGTAAGTAACAATCGATCTATGGAAATATTAACACACATGCATTATTCCATCTCACATGTCATCAATTTAAAACTTTGCTCTAGAAGCAAAGCGGTTGGAACATTCTAGATATATATGTTGTTGGTGTACCAATTGACGCTTCATAATCTCCTCATTTTTCTGgatatctaaacatccgattgTTTTAGGtatctcagattttttttttgtcttattAATAACCAGGATAAACCGATATTTGTATGTATCACAGTTTCTTTTTAATCCCATAACTAATTGCAGTCCTCCTTAGACGATGAATAACCTTTTGCTCCGCATAACACAGGAGATCATAGGAGTCTTCAACAAGAACTGCATGATCAGTTACTCCCAGTACAGGAACATCTTCCCGATTTGGGCTCTGGGAGAGTACCGGTGCCTAGTCCTCGGCGCTGGCAAGCAGTAACGCCCCATGGACTAGACGGAATGGCTCTTTGTCGCTCTGCCTTGGCACCCCAAGGACTGTCTTGCTGTCTAGCTACTTGCTCGAATGGGAGGGAGACCTGTCTCATGAATCAGCTTCTGTGAGTCTAGTAGGTCGAATAATTAGCTACGTTCATGGACTGCTCCTAGTTCCAATAATGTATATCGAATGGGGGTGAATAATGTAGCTAGTTTCAGGTCGCTACATGGATTCTGCTGCTCCCTTCTTGTGCAATTGATGATGTATCCTGAGTTGCACTAGTCTCGAAACAGCTTGCAATGTTAGATGTCTTGTGCCATGTAATTTTGCTCATGCCAGCCTCACAGAGTCGATCCTGAGCAAAGTTGGGAGAAGCAACCCAACCCTTACGAACATACGTGTCAGCTTATTATTTATGTGCGTTTTGATATGCACGGGGGGTCCACATGACAGGGGCATGGAGCTGGGGTCATGGCGCCAGCCTCCTGGGGTCGCGAGGGAAGAGCGACGTCTTCCTGATGTTGCCGAGGCCGCAGAAGAGCATCACCACCCGCTCCAGCCCGACGCCGAACCCGccgtgcggcggcgcgccgtACCGGAACGAGTCGACGTaggcggcgatggtgccgaCGTCGAtgccccgcgcctccgcctgcgcCGCCAGGAGCTCCGGGTCGTGCACCCTCTGCGCCCCCGAGATGATCTCCTCGCCCCGGACGAAGACGTCGAAGGAGCAGCTGTACCGTGGGTCGTCGGAGCAGGGCATGGTGTAGAACGGCCTCACCGCCGACGGGTACCGGCAGAGCATGTAGAACTCCGTGCCGTACCTGTCATGGTTTAATTCTACCCAGGTCAAGCACGCAATGCTGAATGGCTGACAGACTGACAGGAGAGGAGCAGGCTCATTATTACTTGTCTcgaacaagctcgcccagcttTTTCTCGGCCTCAGTGTTGAGGTCCCCCATGGGGTCGACGTGGACCCCGGCTTCCTGCAGCATTCGGATGCCTTCGTCGTAGTCGAGCCGCAGCGTCGTCTCCAAGTACTGCAACAAGCATCAACACAACGATCGGTTAGAATCTGAAACCAATCGTGTATCTGAATCTGACACTGACAACATGAAATGCAAATGCTTGCCTTTAACGGTTTGAAGGGGTACTGCCTCTGGATGGCCTCGAGCTCCTTGGCGCAGTTCTTGTTCAGATGATCAAACATGGCGACGAACAGCCGATCCACAACATCGCACACCTGCCACACACAGGAGAATTCAAGAAGagccaaaccaaaccaaaccattcGACGTAGATGGACTCAGAAACAGTAGAGACGAAGAAGAACCGGCAGGCAGTCAGGCTCAGGCACCCTCACCTCGGAATAATGGTCCCTGAGCGCCATCTCGACGTCGAGGCCGACGAACTCGCAGAGGTGGCGGTGGGTGTCGGAGCCCTCGGCCCTGAACACGGGTCCCACCTCGAAGACGCGCTCGAAGCCACCGCACACCGCCATCTGCTTGTGCAGCTGCGGCGACTGCGCCAGGCACGCCGGCTGCCCGTTGTAGTCCAGCTTGaacaccgccgcgccgccctcgcTCGACCCGCCGAGCAGCTTCGGCGTGTGGATGCCAACGAACCCTTCCGACAGCAGCACCTGCCTGAACACCTGCACGTACGGCAATTTTTTCATCGGCGTGTTCTTCAGATCGAAACGTTTCTTCAAATTGTTTGACAAAAGATTAGCTAGCTAGGAGTGGATTTTGTGAGTGAGTCCTTCAGCAAATTTTCTAGAGCTTACGTTTTCGACTTGGCATTGGACGCGGAAGATGGCCTGGTTGGCGGCGGTGCGGAGGTCGATCACCCGGTAGTCCAGCCGCTTGTCCTGCCCGACATGAACAAGCTGCTCCCCGGCCTGTGGATACATGTGGCACACGCATGTTTGCAGTGAATTTCATCATGCACGTAGTAGCAGGGAATTGCAAGAAGAAGTTGCCGAGGATCTGCAGCCAGGAGCTTACAGCTTTGGCTCTTGCGACATCTTCCTTGCTccgcgcggcggcagcgacgctGATCGGGAGGTTGGGGACGGCCCTGCTGATGCAGTGGAGCTTCTCCACCTGGATCTCCACGAGCTGTTCACCAATCACCACATGCGGGCGTAAGCAGGCGTGATCGGTGGCGAAAGAACATCGACTCGGAATCGACAGGGTCAAAACGTCGAGCACCTGCTGGGTGGTGCCGCGGACGGGCTCCCGTGGCAGCGACACGACGCCAGCCACGTCCACCACCGACTCCCGGCTCAGCCCGGCCGCGAACCGCGCCATCCCACCATCGCCGCCGGACACCACGCACTGCACGGTGGCTGCCCCCTGCCGCAGCACGAGGAACGCCACGCGCCGCCCCACGGCGCGCACCGCCTGCGCCGCTCCGCGCACGCGCACGGCGcggcccgccgccgacgccggctcGAGCGACGCCACGTCCGCCCAGGCGTATCCCGCGCGCAGCTGCCGCAGCGCCTCCATGGTGGCCGCGTCGCCGTAGTCCTCATCCTCGTGGCCGTGGAGCTCTTCGCCGGAACCGGAAGCCATGGGTGGTGGGCTctgcgacggccggcggcgaaggctcctgctccagaaggttagtgggagctgcTGCGCTTGCGGGTGGTTGCTGTAGTGCGCCGCGAACTGGTGGGGCCATGGGTAgttggctggcggcggcggccggcggccggcagcagTGAACTGGTGGAGGCTTTTCTTCCAGAAGCTCAGTGGAAACTTCGCTTGCTGGTGGTTGTAGAGCGCGGTGGGCCAGTGGCGTCGTCGCTGTCGTGGACTTGAAGGCTGACGTCAGAAAAGGGGGCCTTTTTGGAAAAATGTCGCTGCTTCTTTTTCCTGCCTCGATCACAGCCGCATGTATCCGATCGAATGGTTGATATGGACCCCaagttggatcgcgattattaatggCGATCCAGTTTGGGGGCATATTTTGACGGAACTTCAATAATAAGGTGTAATTTGAAAAAATACCGGCGTTGGTTTTTTGTTCTGCCGCTCTAAGCCGCACAGGACTGATCGGATGGTTCAAAATCGGTCCCTAGATGGATCGCGATCCGATTGGGGGTAGTTCTAGAAATAAAATATGGAAAGAGGGATCCTTTTGAAAACTTCTCTATGCAATTTAACGCCTCTTCCCTCTTTCCGACGAAACCAGCGGCGCGGCCCACGACGGAGGAATGGGAGGATGGATTGGCCGGCGGTCAAGGCTGATCGTTTGGCCTTATGTGTTGCGATGGAGGCTGGCGCCggagaggggaaggaggcggGGCTCGCGGGCGATGCGCGAGGCGGTGGCAGGGGCAGCCGTGGCCGCCTAggtccagcgccgccgcgtcaTCCGCATGCTGTAGGCCAGCAATGGTTGTCCCGGCGGCGTGGAAGCCCACGTTGTGGAGAGAACAGCAGATGATCAACATCAAAAAACAAGTATTTTCATGGCATCTGAACAAAAAGCGTCCATGATCACTTCGCTGAAGCAATCGAGTTACACAAACAGCATCACAAGTATGATGGATTATTCAAGCACACAGCTACTGGCAACGCCAGGGATTTCCATGTCAGCAAGGCTCGGATCAGGTCGAGCCTCAGTTTGCGAGggcctttattttttttcagaacaacatagcaattcaaaattcagagtttcagacatcAGAAACCAGTCTGATTCCTTGCAACCCGACCACGGAGGCGCTAACCGAAGGAAGCATCAGCGCGTCAGGTCATAGTGGGAAGAGGAGCCGTTGTACGAGGGCGGTCTCGGGAGCTGGAGCTCGTGAGCTGCTGCAATGGCACTGCCGTTGCCCATGGGATCGAGAGCCTGAAACCGCGCATGAAGATCAAGGGCCGTGCCGTCTTGCCAGAGCCCTGGTGGTGAGGCTTGTTGCATCACTGCGTTGGATGTGCTGGCGAGGGCGCTCAGGCCCGGGTGCAGCTGGGTGGTCGGCTGGTTGTTACCAGCATCGGCCGAATTGTTTGACAGAAGAGAGAGAGCACGCTGAAGATCCGGGTTTCCATTTGAGTCGGAGGCGACCACAGAAGCTTCAACGCCTGCGGACAGGTAAAAGGCAGGATATTGTTATGTTCATCAATAGTCAAAATCCTCAATTTTGATTGAACAAGCGTATTTAGGGTGTAATTTGCAACGTATGCAATGGCAACTGTTGTACGTCTTGGTTATTTGGAAACAAGCAGCTAAGTCCTGACATGACAACTATATGATAGATTGGGAATTAGTCCACTTGTTAATAGTAAATAGAACTCTAGCGTAGTTAAGCCAGGATTTGTCATCATATTATAGAGGATATAGTCCTACCAAAATCAATGATGATTAGATCGTTCAACAGAATAATAACAATATTCTGGCCCCAAGGCTTCCTTGGATGTGTAGCATTAGCAACCACACACTTTGAGCAGCAGAAGCACAATGTTTCTAGAATGGCACTAAAAGCAATCAATCAGTTGAGTCTTTCCTGGAATCTGGACCCAAAGCATATTGGCTATGTGGATGACATTAGTTGGCTACTTACTGATTTCCCAAACGATacgagaaaaggaaaacatcCTGGCGGCTTCAGTCTATTTCACAACATCCCTAATTTTTGAACCAACCATGAGTGCAATCTACttcaaacatgcaaaatttTCGAACCAACCATGGTATAGACCACCTACGACCTACCTTACACACAGATCACTACAAACTGTACGAGGCTACAATTATGGTGTAGTGGTCTGAAAAGTTTGCCTAGCGTGCTGTATCCTATGGCCATGCTATGAAATAGCTGAGTCAAGGTTAGGTGGCTGCCACTGATTGTCACAATTCTGCAATAAACTGGATGAATTTTAGATGAGACTGCAGATCCTTGCCAATTCAGCACTTGCAAAAAATAAATGGTACACTAGTGCATTGAAGCCTAGAGCAAAAAGGTGCAATCATGTTGCAAGAAGCTAGTACAAAGACAATAATGAGATTACTCGGATGCTGCTAAAAATGGTAGGTAATAATCATTTCCTTACCATGATGAAAACATGGGGGTAAAATGTGGCCTACCATTCAGGTTCTCTTCCAAAGAAGGGTTCTCATATTGCAAATTTAGAAACATGCCATGTACTAGTGTGATGCAAACTTATACAATGAACAGTACGAAATGATACAGGTACGTGTCAGAACTCATAAAACTACATGTCAGGCTGTTGTAAATTATGTTAGCTATAATTAGCTAACAACTTAGTAGCTTCAAAGAAGCATTAATGCGCTAACGCACAGGTTGAAGAATCATCTAAAAGATAAATTCTATGAAAGGTTCCTAAAATAATAATACTAACTGTTGCACCTATCTATGAATTTTCCCTGGTTAGGAATTGTAATATCCCTCAAAATTGAGTGATTTTTAATTGTACCagtttttgcaaaaatttaaaacttttggttTGAATGTGTGGATCATTTAAACACATGGTCAAACTTAAGGTCAACCCTCTTTCTTAACTCTAAATTCAAAAGCTAGTAACTAAATTTGTGCATTTAAATTTAAAACATACTTGCACGAGTGATTTGGATTTCATttgattttatttggatctcaaatatgactatgtttgaattttgaatccaaTTCAACATTCAAactaaaaatgaaaataaacCTAAACTAACAAATCTAACCTATCTAACCCACCAGGTCGGCCCGTAACCCAACCGGCCTGGCCCGCCTAACCTTCCCGAAATAGCCCAGCAGCACGCCAGCCCGCGAAACCAGCCCATCGGCCTGCCAGCCCCcgccctctctttctctcccgCTGATAGGTGGGGCCCACCTATCAGCTTTACCCCTCACCTctcgccgcctccctctctctcccccgccCACTCTGCTCCGTGCCGCGCACCTGTGACCTTCCGGAGCCTTCCGCGAGGGGGAAATCCCCGTCGTGCCCCTGTagctcccgccggccgcgccccaaACCCTAGTGTCCGGGCTGTTGGATGGCCGCCACGCCACCCTCGGGCGTGAAGGATGGACGGATGCGTGTGCTCGCGCCCGCACCGTAGCCCTAGCCTCGGCCGagggctataaatacccccgACCGGGAGGCCTCACCCATCCACCTAGGGTCTCTCGTGCCGCCACCACCAGTTGAGAGAagagggagaaggaagaggggaagagaagagaaggggaaagaagagagagaggaggaggaggtcgcgcCGGAGGAGCTGACGCGCCGCGTCGGGAAGGAGGAGCCGAAGCTGCCTCGTCACCGCCCGAGGAGAAGGAGTCGTTGCCGCCGTCGCCAAGGAAGCCGCCGCCATTCCGCGAGCCTTCACCACGCCGACGTGCCTCTTCTCCCCCACCTCACCGTGAGCGTCGCCAcactttctctctttttctctccCCTTGGCACCTCTGGCCGACCATCACAGCGTCGCACCCTGCCTCGTCGCGGCCAACGGCAGAGCCTTTGGCCAGGCCGCAGCCACGCCGCGCTACGACGTCGCGCCGTGCTGCAACATCGTGGGCGCGGTCACCGCCACCCTCCGCCGCGACGTTGCGCTGCAGCCAATCGCGCGCGTGCCACCCACGTGTGGCACATGAGATCCGGCGGGCACACCGGATCCCGATTAACCCTGTGCGGCCACGATTGCGCCACATGAGCCCCACGTGGTAGCGCCACGCAGGATAGGATGGCCACGTGGCGCTGACGTGTCAAAGGGTCAAGCTCACTCGTCGGGCCCACTAACAGACAAAGGGGCCTACCGACTGACCGATGGGGCCCATTTGGCCGTTGACCGGGTCAATGTTGGCCGTTGATCGGTCAACGCTGACGTCAGCCGACACGTGGCACCCTCCCGTGCTACCACGTGGCGCAACCAGAAGCTGACACATGTCACCCCAATTAATGTTTTTTccgaaattaattaaataactaaataaatcctttaatctttaaaaattcataactaattcctTTGAACTCCGAAAAATATGAAAacagttgcattaaattcgtaaaatctAGCCCGTgttgtttgtagctagtttgatgtcatttggatcttctaaatttagctttcttggagtttttgcctagatgtaatACCGATTAATTTATATTGCACCGTATCTCGTTCTGTTCAGACCCGAGCTACGACCCGGAGGACTCTCAAGACCCCGACTACACCGAGGAGGATCCCGACAACTacggacaaggtgtcatgtcactcccaatcatatagatcctatacatgcttagttgctagcgctttatttatgatgcttggatgatgattgattgcatagcctatgattctagccatgccttgataattgtttatcctgtttttcttgttacctacttgtggactagctacaaaaccctagctagtccaccttatttatatccatatacatacttttgagttatggatagGCATATACCATggtttggtgatgggattccttgtacactctcgcgtttgttttgggtgagtgtgattcCTTGACGTGTTTTGGCGGGAGCGAGCCGCGGTTGGTACTGGGGAGTGCCTTGCCAAGGGAGAGCATTCTAGACTCTCTTTACACCCCCTGCGCCCGCggcgggtaccttgtttgacactgagaagcaggtggcgtacttgtacgttgcaggtgcttcggcaTATGCTTGTGGAGttgagtgctcgctctcagcccctaaggaccgagtcagtttaccGTTCGTCTTGTTATGGACGGGGTTCGACctgagactagtggtggatagtgttcagcctgtaggcggattggaggaccagtgtaaggagttcgaggcgtTGACCTGCTCTGACCAAACTGCACCTCGgcgtgggtaggtttcataGCTTCAAGGTCCTCAActggtgacggcgtgccctACAGTTGAGGATGGTTCCAAACTCGAGGAAACGAGAGTAGTTGAGGACAGTTCCAAACTCAAGGAAACAGGAGAGTactatccacttactagggctccggctgttaggtggggtttggacggatcgctacttaggtggggtttggacggatCGCTACCATTCAGGCTCCATCCGTGTGGGTACaattgtacaacctctgcagagtgtataaacctatagctatagtccgtgtccactggttatggacagtGCTATTGACTATTGCTACTTCTAACTAGACTTATATTTTTACTTTTGCCTTCCCTTTTTTAAGATAGGCCGGCGTTTGCCGTTAagatgtgaggggagggagctctcacatcaccTAGTGTGTTTGGGGATTCTTGGGTGAAGGATATGGTGACTTGTGACGACTTCCTTGAtatgaggtgttgacctcggatatggtattgctttgatgcatccttgattgctgctgctgcatacaCCTCTACAGCCATATATAAGTtgttccatgcatatagtattattcCCCCATTTCCTTGGCTTGTTGCTCTTGGGaattgacatggcctacccgcttctcgggtagatggtggcttttcaagGACGAAGCCCGACTATGACTTCGACAACGACgaatgggaagactagggatggtcccTCGCTCAAGTCGCCTCTGGAGATGTTGTTCGCCACGCTACGTGTTTCcgctgcgtagatgttttacctttcatgattcagtcctgatggacttgtaccggcatgaGCCGAAGTGTTGTACTcaatatttatgatatt contains:
- the LOC101753967 gene encoding aspartate--tRNA ligase 2, cytoplasmic; the encoded protein is MASGSGEELHGHEDEDYGDAATMEALRQLRAGYAWADVASLEPASAAGRAVRVRGAAQAVRAVGRRVAFLVLRQGAATVQCVVSGGDGGMARFAAGLSRESVVDVAGVVSLPREPVRGTTQQLVEIQVEKLHCISRAVPNLPISVAAAARSKEDVARAKAAGEQLVHVGQDKRLDYRVIDLRTAANQAIFRVQCQVENVFRQVLLSEGFVGIHTPKLLGGSSEGGAAVFKLDYNGQPACLAQSPQLHKQMAVCGGFERVFEVGPVFRAEGSDTHRHLCEFVGLDVEMALRDHYSEVCDVVDRLFVAMFDHLNKNCAKELEAIQRQYPFKPLKYLETTLRLDYDEGIRMLQEAGVHVDPMGDLNTEAEKKLGELVRDKYGTEFYMLCRYPSAVRPFYTMPCSDDPRYSCSFDVFVRGEEIISGAQRVHDPELLAAQAEARGIDVGTIAAYVDSFRYGAPPHGGFGVGLERVVMLFCGLGNIRKTSLFPRDPRRLAP